Proteins encoded together in one Salarchaeum sp. JOR-1 window:
- a CDS encoding ATPase domain-containing protein gives MIRQERRLPRNRQQTAFRQGVPGIDDILNGGLIPDRSTLVRGPPGAGKTLFGLHYLTAGTDDETGLFINMGEPEQYLREDATAFGFDPDAFELLDLRPDEAAFTQEESYDVFPTQEVEGPALADEITTALNDVKPDRVFIDPMTQLRYLTEDPYQFRQHVMGLFRLLEGTSVVFTSQATQATPDDDLQFMSDAVIHLDQTNEYRTLRVSKFRGSDFQRGEHSLQITDDGMVASPQLSSETQHSTDPQGTLSSGVPELDALLNGGLDRGTLTMLTGPTGAGKTTTGLQFLKEATGRNSQAVLYSFEENERTLLQRADAVNIPIREMRDDGTLTIETIEPDEMTVDEFTQEVRRAVETNGVEVIMLDAIDGFQQSVRGAETKDVLVTLGRYLRNAGVTAIFVNEVHAITGDFQATERGISQLADNIVFLRHIEYQGELRKVIGVLKQRTSGFEHTLRELEITEHALSVGEPLPNLRGILTGTPEWEASTETTPHDDAGI, from the coding sequence CTGATTCGACAGGAGCGACGGTTACCGAGGAATCGACAACAGACCGCATTTCGACAGGGCGTCCCCGGGATTGATGACATTCTCAATGGCGGACTCATCCCAGACCGGAGTACTCTCGTCCGGGGCCCACCCGGTGCGGGAAAGACGCTATTCGGGCTGCATTACCTCACCGCTGGTACCGATGACGAAACAGGGTTATTCATCAACATGGGGGAACCCGAACAATACCTCCGAGAAGACGCCACTGCCTTTGGATTCGACCCGGACGCCTTCGAGTTGCTTGATTTGCGGCCTGACGAGGCGGCGTTCACCCAGGAAGAGTCGTACGACGTATTTCCAACCCAGGAGGTCGAAGGGCCCGCCCTTGCCGACGAGATTACAACAGCACTCAACGATGTCAAGCCGGATCGCGTCTTCATTGATCCGATGACGCAACTCCGGTATCTGACCGAGGATCCCTATCAATTCCGCCAGCACGTGATGGGCCTGTTTCGATTGCTCGAAGGGACGAGTGTCGTATTCACCTCTCAGGCGACCCAAGCCACACCTGACGACGACCTCCAGTTCATGAGCGACGCCGTCATTCATCTCGATCAAACCAACGAATATCGGACGCTTCGTGTGTCCAAATTCCGGGGGTCGGACTTTCAACGCGGGGAGCACTCCCTCCAGATCACCGACGACGGAATGGTGGCGTCACCGCAACTCAGCTCGGAGACGCAACACAGTACCGATCCACAGGGAACGCTTTCCTCGGGGGTGCCCGAACTTGACGCGTTACTGAACGGCGGTCTCGATCGCGGCACACTCACCATGCTTACGGGCCCAACTGGCGCTGGCAAGACCACGACCGGGCTCCAGTTCCTGAAAGAAGCCACCGGACGGAACAGCCAGGCTGTCCTTTACTCGTTCGAAGAAAACGAACGGACCCTGCTTCAGCGGGCCGACGCCGTCAACATCCCCATCCGCGAGATGCGTGACGACGGCACGCTCACGATCGAAACCATCGAACCTGATGAGATGACGGTGGACGAATTCACACAGGAAGTCCGCCGTGCCGTCGAGACCAATGGTGTCGAAGTTATCATGCTGGATGCTATCGATGGGTTTCAGCAGAGTGTGCGCGGTGCCGAGACAAAAGATGTGCTCGTCACGCTGGGGCGATACCTGCGGAACGCGGGTGTGACCGCCATCTTCGTGAACGAGGTACACGCGATCACGGGGGATTTCCAGGCAACCGAGAGGGGAATAAGTCAACTCGCGGATAATATTGTCTTCCTCCGGCACATCGAGTACCAGGGCGAACTCCGGAAAGTGATCGGCGTGCTCAAACAGCGCACCAGCGGGTTCGAACATACGCTCCGCGAACTCGAAATCACCGAGCACGCCCTCTCAGTCGGCGAGCCACTGCCCAATCTGCGAGGGATTCTCACTGGCACGCCCGAGTGGGAGGCCTCCACGGAGACCACACCACATGATGACGCCGGCATCTAA
- a CDS encoding response regulator transcription factor yields MTDTAPTDHDDASDAPTVLVVEDETDLADLYAAWLADTYDVRTAYGGEDALEKLDEEVAVVLLDRRMPDLSGDDVLAEIRDQELDCRVVIVSAVDPGFDVIGMGFDDYLTKPVDEAELHDAVERMLTRSEYDETLQEYQQLVATRAALEANLSDAELRQSDEVVELEEQIAELEDAVDDTVEEFTDEDFKAAFRDLDSEVNETPEESETSERDQS; encoded by the coding sequence ATGACTGACACCGCCCCAACCGACCATGACGATGCATCAGACGCCCCAACCGTCCTCGTCGTTGAGGACGAAACAGATCTCGCTGACCTGTACGCGGCGTGGCTCGCTGACACCTACGATGTCCGCACCGCGTATGGCGGTGAAGACGCCTTAGAGAAACTAGATGAGGAAGTTGCTGTCGTGCTCCTGGATCGGCGAATGCCGGATCTCTCTGGTGACGACGTATTAGCGGAGATCCGCGACCAAGAGCTGGACTGTCGGGTGGTGATCGTCTCGGCGGTCGATCCCGGCTTCGACGTGATCGGGATGGGGTTTGACGACTATCTCACCAAGCCCGTAGACGAAGCCGAGTTGCACGACGCGGTCGAACGGATGCTGACCCGCTCCGAATACGACGAAACGCTACAAGAATACCAGCAACTTGTGGCGACGCGTGCCGCGTTGGAAGCCAATCTCTCCGACGCTGAACTCCGGCAAAGCGATGAGGTTGTCGAACTGGAAGAACAAATCGCCGAGTTAGAAGACGCCGTTGACGATACTGTCGAGGAGTTCACAGACGAGGATTTCAAAGCGGCGTTCCGCGACCTTGACAGCGAGGTTAACGAGACACCTGAAGAGTCCGAGACGAGCGAGCGTGACCAGTCGTGA
- a CDS encoding two-component system response regulator — protein MDANERNAELLSDFLADEGYDPVVVTDRDTAEDVVAEASRFAVATIDIDRFDDPVWPYCEQLAENDVPFIILSGFQNPTLRRESRDYGAHEFVDKPIPKQQFRDLIETALSG, from the coding sequence ATGGACGCCAACGAGCGCAATGCGGAGCTGCTCAGTGACTTCCTCGCCGATGAGGGCTATGACCCCGTGGTCGTCACAGATCGTGACACGGCGGAGGACGTTGTTGCAGAGGCCTCACGGTTTGCGGTCGCCACGATTGATATTGACCGGTTCGACGATCCGGTCTGGCCGTACTGCGAACAACTCGCTGAGAACGATGTACCGTTCATCATTCTCTCGGGCTTTCAGAACCCCACGCTCCGGCGCGAGAGTCGTGACTATGGCGCCCACGAGTTCGTTGATAAACCAATTCCCAAACAGCAGTTCCGCGACCTGATTGAGACAGCACTCAGTGGGTAA
- a CDS encoding PAS domain S-box protein, translating into MIQKSDDFRVLTVTNDTEVGRQLATTLADTDDRLIVDAYSEEVYTNGSLTEEFISQFLIADCIVSTDHVLKQCPIDFVEAVRAESPALPFVLLTESTSASEPAVPGDCLAAAIGQEITDWFPIEFVYERPESVATRIIDTIGGLSSHVQPREPAAQRTLEVCPDAVTVAVDGDFVYVNEAAVELLGASTRGELLDRPVSDVLHPENQEEILENMESITGRERVVSDRPRKLLTLDGRVIHVEVTARNVEWEDQQAVVAILHDVTERVRQQRELERQNEQFEQIAARLEQTVIWMATPDLQQTVYVSPGYESIWGRSTDSLYEDFESFLNGVHPDDQERIEEQLAQLRADAAHGDAQPEYKQEFRVCHPDGTVRWVENTTFPLRNGDEVIQWIGITTDITTRKEREQDLRQYQTVIKALDNPVWATDEEGNVTFVNQQFCESAGQPREALLGRPIHAVFRTEKNVAEEAATSLRDAVEAILRSEKDNAHRELEITHSDSSMVRNVQVVPLVEEGDITGAIGIDYDITEQKRQEEKRKQTIDRVTDAIVRVDDEWQFTFVDEQAEDYYEMTEEELLGRDFWEVFEGVRNTRFEDAYRHVMGTREPMSVEEYSSDLDDWFHVEVYPDDRGGLSFYFREITERKEREEELQMKTRAMEEAPIGILITDPSQDDNPIIYANTGFERLTGYTKEEILGRNCRFLQGEETDPEPVAAMRKAIDNQESVSVELRNYRKDGTRFWNHMTIAPITNDAGDVTHYVGFQEDVTERKEYEQTLPALHEATNDFIQASSQTEAAEQIADTVEMATGLSAVAVYHYDDKDGVLRPAASSTTLQELVGNLPVFGPGEGIAWRAFTTGESVAYDDIRTVDDVYNPETPIRSELIVPVGDHGVILAGSPELGAVTEYDRKLVELLALSAEAAINTIEQQTQLRARQQELDQRNQQLMRINKLNDIIRNINQILIKSDTPDTITQGVCDQLVEIDQIEFAWIAKPELDSQAVQPTAWSGSDRSYLDQLGESIGDEVAPDEPTVQAARTQESVSVPNIARQPSSDWQTSALQQGYSSVLSVPLIYEESFYGALSVYASDQQFFEEEYQDVMTELGKMTGLGINTINQRDALLGKQYTTITLQIDGVASSKQPFLNLSNQLGCEVELSTILSSKRGHIVYAQIQDVTATDVIEFAEKTSEINHARQVQGTNHCETEPCLFEFLVRETCLAIQIADQGGVPKTITFNNNRGRVIADLPPTVEPATLIESLQSQQSSIQLVSTSTQQNPIESSDIFNQDSSESPNIYILQNDLTSAQREAVEAAYAGGFFEWPRDSTGEEIADVLGISQPAFSERLRAAQRKIIAAYCR; encoded by the coding sequence ATGATACAGAAAAGTGATGATTTTCGTGTATTGACTGTCACCAACGATACAGAGGTCGGTAGACAACTGGCAACAACCTTGGCGGATACAGATGATCGGCTCATCGTTGACGCGTATTCAGAGGAAGTTTATACCAACGGTAGCCTTACTGAGGAGTTCATTTCACAGTTTCTGATTGCCGATTGTATCGTGAGTACCGATCACGTTCTCAAGCAATGTCCCATAGACTTCGTGGAGGCGGTCCGTGCGGAATCGCCCGCCCTCCCATTCGTTCTTTTGACCGAGAGTACCAGCGCTTCTGAACCAGCCGTTCCTGGCGATTGTCTTGCCGCTGCAATCGGTCAAGAGATCACCGACTGGTTCCCCATAGAATTTGTCTACGAACGTCCGGAGAGCGTTGCTACGCGTATTATTGATACTATTGGCGGGCTGTCGTCGCACGTTCAGCCGCGTGAGCCAGCAGCCCAGAGAACCTTGGAAGTATGTCCTGACGCTGTGACTGTGGCTGTAGATGGAGACTTCGTGTATGTGAATGAAGCAGCCGTTGAGTTATTGGGTGCATCAACTCGTGGTGAACTTTTGGATCGACCAGTAAGTGACGTTTTGCACCCGGAGAATCAAGAAGAAATTCTGGAGAATATGGAGTCAATCACAGGGCGTGAACGGGTCGTTTCAGATCGTCCTCGAAAACTCTTAACGCTTGATGGCAGGGTCATTCACGTCGAAGTAACGGCACGCAACGTCGAATGGGAAGACCAGCAGGCTGTCGTTGCCATTCTGCATGATGTGACTGAGCGTGTCAGGCAACAGCGAGAGCTGGAGCGACAGAACGAACAATTCGAACAGATCGCTGCCCGGCTTGAGCAAACGGTCATCTGGATGGCGACCCCCGATCTCCAGCAGACGGTGTACGTGAGTCCGGGATACGAATCGATCTGGGGGCGCTCTACTGATTCCCTATACGAGGATTTTGAGTCCTTCCTTAACGGCGTACACCCCGATGATCAGGAACGGATAGAAGAACAGCTAGCACAGCTGCGGGCGGATGCTGCACATGGTGACGCCCAACCGGAGTATAAGCAGGAATTCAGGGTATGCCATCCTGATGGGACTGTCCGATGGGTTGAAAACACCACATTCCCGCTACGCAACGGCGATGAGGTAATACAGTGGATTGGGATCACTACTGATATCACGACACGGAAAGAGCGCGAGCAAGATCTCCGACAGTACCAAACAGTCATTAAGGCGCTTGACAATCCCGTGTGGGCGACCGATGAAGAGGGAAACGTGACGTTCGTGAACCAGCAGTTTTGTGAGTCAGCGGGGCAGCCGCGTGAAGCGCTTCTTGGACGACCAATCCACGCAGTATTCCGTACCGAGAAGAATGTGGCTGAGGAAGCGGCGACATCACTCAGGGATGCTGTTGAGGCGATTCTTCGCAGCGAGAAAGACAACGCTCACCGTGAGCTAGAAATCACTCACTCTGACTCCTCCATGGTTCGAAACGTACAGGTCGTTCCGCTGGTTGAAGAAGGCGACATCACAGGTGCGATCGGGATTGATTACGATATTACTGAGCAGAAGCGACAGGAGGAGAAACGCAAGCAAACGATTGATCGGGTCACGGATGCCATCGTCAGAGTTGATGACGAGTGGCAGTTCACTTTTGTTGACGAGCAAGCTGAAGATTACTATGAGATGACTGAAGAGGAACTTCTCGGACGGGATTTTTGGGAGGTATTTGAAGGAGTTCGGAATACTCGGTTTGAAGACGCGTATCGACACGTCATGGGAACGCGGGAGCCGATGTCGGTTGAGGAATATTCGTCCGATTTAGATGACTGGTTCCACGTTGAAGTGTACCCCGACGATCGCGGCGGATTATCGTTCTATTTCCGTGAAATTACTGAACGTAAAGAACGCGAGGAAGAACTCCAGATGAAAACACGCGCGATGGAGGAAGCTCCGATCGGGATTCTCATCACCGATCCTTCTCAGGATGATAACCCAATTATTTACGCTAATACAGGGTTTGAACGCTTAACTGGTTATACGAAAGAAGAAATCTTGGGCCGGAACTGTCGGTTTCTCCAGGGCGAGGAGACAGACCCGGAACCGGTCGCAGCGATGCGCAAAGCGATTGACAATCAAGAATCGGTGTCAGTTGAACTCCGCAATTACCGGAAAGATGGCACTCGGTTCTGGAATCACATGACAATCGCCCCCATAACGAACGATGCAGGCGATGTGACGCACTATGTCGGGTTTCAGGAGGACGTGACAGAGCGCAAGGAGTACGAACAGACCCTACCAGCCCTACATGAAGCGACGAACGACTTCATCCAAGCATCATCGCAAACTGAGGCTGCCGAGCAGATAGCCGATACTGTAGAAATGGCCACCGGGTTATCGGCCGTTGCCGTCTACCACTACGACGACAAGGACGGAGTTCTTCGGCCGGCTGCCAGTTCTACTACTCTTCAGGAACTCGTCGGCAATCTACCCGTCTTTGGTCCGGGTGAGGGGATCGCGTGGCGTGCCTTCACAACTGGGGAGTCGGTTGCGTACGATGATATTCGGACTGTTGATGACGTGTATAATCCCGAAACGCCGATCCGAAGTGAGCTTATTGTGCCGGTCGGTGACCACGGCGTCATTTTAGCTGGGAGTCCGGAGCTGGGAGCAGTTACCGAATATGACCGCAAACTCGTAGAACTACTGGCCCTCTCCGCGGAAGCTGCGATCAATACGATTGAGCAACAAACCCAGTTACGGGCTCGACAACAGGAGCTGGATCAGCGGAATCAACAACTTATGCGTATTAATAAACTAAATGATATAATTCGAAATATTAATCAGATTCTCATCAAATCAGACACGCCCGATACCATCACCCAGGGCGTTTGTGATCAACTGGTTGAAATTGATCAAATAGAATTTGCATGGATTGCCAAACCAGAACTAGATAGTCAAGCGGTACAGCCGACAGCGTGGAGTGGATCCGACCGTTCGTACCTAGATCAGCTTGGTGAGTCAATCGGCGACGAAGTAGCCCCAGATGAACCGACTGTCCAAGCGGCCCGGACCCAGGAGTCCGTTTCTGTTCCCAACATCGCACGGCAACCCTCTAGTGACTGGCAAACGTCGGCGCTTCAACAGGGCTATAGCTCCGTTTTGAGTGTTCCGCTCATCTATGAGGAGTCCTTCTATGGGGCGTTGAGTGTGTACGCGTCTGATCAGCAATTCTTTGAGGAGGAATACCAAGACGTGATGACTGAATTGGGTAAAATGACAGGATTAGGCATAAATACGATAAACCAACGTGACGCACTGCTGGGGAAACAATACACGACTATCACGCTCCAGATAGACGGTGTTGCATCTTCCAAGCAGCCCTTCCTCAACTTATCCAATCAACTCGGATGTGAGGTAGAACTCAGCACGATCCTCTCAAGTAAGCGAGGCCACATTGTGTACGCACAAATCCAGGATGTCACGGCTACAGATGTGATCGAATTCGCTGAGAAAACTTCGGAGATCAACCACGCACGTCAGGTTCAAGGGACGAATCACTGCGAGACAGAGCCTTGCCTGTTTGAATTTCTCGTGAGAGAAACGTGTTTGGCGATTCAGATTGCTGACCAAGGAGGGGTGCCAAAGACAATAACCTTTAACAATAACCGCGGACGGGTTATTGCAGATCTGCCCCCAACAGTAGAACCAGCAACCCTCATAGAATCGCTGCAATCTCAGCAATCCTCTATCCAACTTGTCTCAACAAGCACTCAACAAAATCCAATTGAGTCATCTGATATCTTCAATCAGGACTCAAGTGAATCACCTAATATCTACATATTGCAGAATGATCTCACCTCCGCTCAACGAGAAGCGGTTGAAGCCGCATATGCGGGTGGATTTTTCGAGTGGCCGCGTGACAGCACCGGGGAAGAAATCGCGGATGTCTTAGGAATCTCCCAGCCAGCCTTCTCGGAACGGTTACGAGCAGCTCAGCGAAAAATCATCGCCGCGTACTGTCGTTAA
- the gvpM gene encoding gas vesicle protein GvpM produces the protein MEPTKDETHAIVEFVDVLLREGVVVQADVIVTVADIPLIGISLRAAIAGMTTMTDYGIFEDWDATHRHQQRGDISDAQPDEL, from the coding sequence ATGGAGCCAACGAAAGACGAGACACACGCGATAGTCGAGTTTGTTGACGTATTGTTACGCGAGGGTGTCGTAGTTCAAGCGGATGTAATCGTGACAGTTGCCGATATTCCGCTAATCGGAATTAGTCTCCGGGCAGCAATCGCTGGCATGACGACAATGACGGACTACGGTATATTTGAAGACTGGGATGCTACGCATCGACACCAGCAGAGAGGCGATATTTCAGACGCTCAACCCGACGAGTTGTAA
- a CDS encoding PAS domain-containing sensor histidine kinase has protein sequence MQQTAVSSTLSPLFLLSMFIVDLLVIGALFVLLDRHIVAPIQQLTADTGAIARGEFDQSITVFDTDDELGALSHSLHEMHDQLMTTIQEAQQFEQAIEHAGHAIYITDTDGTIEYVNPAFEEITGYSEDQALGETPRILNSGRQSETYYEELWETIRSGEVWEDNEFMNQRATGELFVADQTIAPITDGDGNVVKFVAIMNDRTGEVISQQQTQVLSRVVRHNLRTDLNLIDGYAHQITKTDDTEAQTDYVHDLRERVEGLVELSQKAYRAIQEFDRGTYRQSQSVCTTCDRVVTGIAEQYPQANLTTDLPDYEIDVRANVELVFEELVENAIEHNDQATPEVTIRVTRTDEGDSSPMIQVVIVDNGPGLPDSEQEVLDAGEETALTHGSGIGLWVVHWTVTYAGGEVTIEDRSPRGTRVTVTLPRASVRTFPRDATTDDETDPSQSAADTEHTEDVDQ, from the coding sequence GTGCAACAGACTGCTGTCTCTTCCACTCTTTCTCCGTTGTTCTTGCTCAGCATGTTTATCGTCGATCTTCTTGTCATCGGAGCGTTGTTCGTGCTCCTGGATCGGCATATCGTCGCCCCGATACAGCAATTAACAGCCGATACAGGCGCCATCGCTCGGGGGGAGTTCGATCAGTCAATCACCGTGTTCGATACTGACGACGAACTCGGGGCCCTCTCTCACTCGCTGCACGAGATGCACGACCAGTTGATGACGACGATACAGGAAGCCCAGCAGTTCGAACAGGCAATCGAACACGCTGGGCACGCGATCTACATCACGGACACCGACGGAACGATCGAATACGTGAACCCTGCGTTCGAAGAGATCACCGGGTACAGCGAAGATCAAGCCCTCGGTGAGACACCGCGGATCTTGAATTCAGGTCGTCAGTCCGAGACCTACTACGAGGAGCTGTGGGAGACGATTCGCTCCGGCGAGGTCTGGGAAGACAACGAGTTCATGAATCAACGGGCGACCGGGGAGCTATTCGTTGCTGATCAAACGATTGCACCCATTACCGATGGCGACGGCAACGTCGTCAAGTTTGTTGCTATTATGAACGATCGGACTGGCGAAGTGATCAGCCAACAACAGACGCAAGTGTTGAGTCGAGTCGTGCGTCACAATTTGCGGACTGATCTGAATCTGATCGACGGCTATGCCCATCAGATCACGAAGACAGATGACACCGAGGCACAGACAGACTACGTCCATGACCTCCGCGAGCGTGTCGAAGGGCTCGTTGAGCTAAGTCAGAAGGCATATCGCGCGATACAGGAGTTCGATCGCGGCACCTATCGCCAGTCACAATCCGTGTGTACGACCTGCGACCGCGTTGTAACCGGGATCGCAGAGCAATATCCGCAGGCGAATCTCACGACTGATCTGCCTGACTACGAGATTGATGTCCGAGCAAATGTCGAATTAGTGTTCGAAGAGCTTGTTGAGAACGCCATCGAACACAACGATCAGGCGACACCGGAAGTCACCATCCGCGTGACACGCACCGACGAGGGCGACTCGTCGCCAATGATTCAAGTCGTGATTGTAGACAACGGCCCGGGACTTCCGGATAGTGAACAGGAAGTCCTCGACGCGGGCGAAGAAACCGCGCTGACGCACGGCAGTGGGATCGGGTTGTGGGTCGTCCACTGGACGGTTACCTACGCTGGCGGTGAGGTGACGATTGAGGATCGCTCACCCCGGGGGACACGCGTGACGGTGACGCTACCCCGCGCGTCTGTACGGACGTTCCCCCGCGACGCCACGACCGACGACGAGACCGATCCGTCACAATCGGCCGCCGATACCGAGCACACAGAGGATGTAGACCAATGA
- a CDS encoding response regulator: protein MALDDRLDETVDPASIHVLLVDDDAAFADRLASFLEDEYGMTADIATSGEEALERIPESATSADDAVTTIRDGDEPAVATDDVSSASTVSGQQPPAVIGEDIDCVVTDYQMPELDGLDLLDAIRETAPTLPVVMFAGQGAEHIAGEALRHGVDDYLQKDTDTEQFQLLAERIHAIVTRYRYALTLRTFCQAVEHAGHSIYITDPDGTILYVNQAFEEITGYTAGEAIGREPSLLKSGVHDDTFYAELWNTIRAGEVWEDELVNERKNGERYVVEQTIAPVTTEHGDIAYFVAINNEITELRRRTEELERQTARMEEFTQTLAHDLQSPLNVAQGRLDLAEQTGDEEQFAQVRQALERMETILDDAMDLATHGQQATDTDLVQVCDVVHRAWDHVVTDDAPLTCEIPDDVVVRMDDSRVCNLFENLFRNAVEHAGPSVEITVGVLDRAPGFYVADDGPGIPNDERDAVFETGYTTSDDGTGFGLAIVREIAAAHDWGIDITESDAGGARFEFTIPTADWHDEGSTDE from the coding sequence ATGGCGCTTGACGACCGCCTCGATGAGACTGTGGATCCGGCGTCGATTCACGTCCTGCTTGTTGATGATGATGCGGCGTTTGCTGACCGGCTGGCGTCGTTCCTCGAAGATGAGTACGGGATGACGGCTGACATCGCCACCTCGGGTGAGGAAGCTCTCGAACGCATTCCTGAGTCAGCCACCTCGGCCGACGATGCGGTCACGACGATCCGTGACGGCGACGAGCCCGCCGTGGCAACAGACGACGTGTCGTCGGCGAGTACAGTCAGCGGGCAGCAGCCGCCGGCGGTCATCGGGGAGGACATCGATTGTGTGGTGACTGACTACCAGATGCCCGAACTGGACGGGCTCGACCTACTGGACGCGATTCGGGAGACGGCTCCTACTCTTCCCGTCGTGATGTTCGCCGGGCAGGGTGCCGAACACATCGCTGGCGAGGCGCTTCGCCACGGTGTGGATGATTACCTCCAGAAAGATACCGACACCGAACAGTTTCAACTGCTCGCCGAGCGGATTCACGCAATCGTAACCCGGTATCGGTATGCGCTCACACTGCGGACGTTTTGTCAGGCGGTCGAGCACGCGGGTCACTCGATCTATATCACGGATCCTGACGGGACGATTCTATACGTGAATCAGGCGTTCGAAGAGATCACCGGGTATACGGCCGGGGAGGCGATCGGGCGCGAGCCGTCACTGCTCAAATCCGGCGTCCACGACGACACATTTTACGCTGAACTGTGGAACACGATCCGGGCCGGTGAGGTCTGGGAAGACGAGCTCGTCAACGAACGGAAGAACGGGGAACGCTACGTGGTCGAGCAGACGATTGCGCCAGTCACGACCGAGCACGGCGACATCGCGTACTTTGTCGCCATTAATAACGAGATCACGGAGTTACGACGACGGACCGAGGAGTTGGAGCGCCAGACCGCACGGATGGAGGAATTCACGCAGACATTAGCGCATGACTTGCAAAGTCCGCTGAACGTCGCACAGGGACGGCTCGATCTTGCTGAACAGACCGGTGACGAAGAGCAGTTCGCACAGGTACGCCAGGCGTTAGAGCGGATGGAAACCATCCTTGACGATGCGATGGATCTTGCCACGCACGGACAGCAGGCAACTGACACCGATTTGGTACAGGTGTGCGATGTCGTACACCGCGCGTGGGACCACGTCGTGACAGATGACGCCCCCCTCACGTGCGAGATCCCGGACGACGTGGTCGTCAGGATGGATGACTCGCGGGTGTGCAATCTCTTCGAGAATCTGTTTCGGAACGCTGTCGAGCACGCTGGCCCGTCCGTGGAGATAACGGTTGGCGTGCTGGATCGGGCTCCCGGCTTCTACGTGGCTGACGACGGCCCCGGCATCCCGAACGATGAGCGCGATGCCGTGTTCGAGACCGGGTATACGACGAGCGATGACGGCACTGGCTTCGGGTTGGCGATCGTCCGCGAAATCGCTGCGGCACACGACTGGGGAATCGACATCACGGAGAGCGACGCTGGAGGCGCCCGCTTCGAGTTTACTATTCCTACTGCCGACTGGCACGACGAGGGATCTACCGATGAGTGA
- a CDS encoding PadR family transcriptional regulator, protein MTESNSLPWNSETDTPSQEINLPEEFVKARLDEVLLVLIAAHDGASGKELLNDLRAHNCDLSPGTVYPHLRDLADEGILVTVDKVRSKEYQIDDPAHLHTRTRDLLNGITRFQYFLLKHLDEADDDALPPIDTDQDQI, encoded by the coding sequence ATGACTGAATCTAACTCTCTACCGTGGAATTCTGAGACTGACACACCGTCCCAAGAAATCAATCTCCCTGAAGAGTTCGTGAAAGCGCGTTTGGACGAGGTCCTGCTCGTCTTAATTGCGGCTCACGATGGAGCGTCTGGGAAGGAACTCCTGAACGATCTTCGAGCCCACAATTGTGACTTGAGTCCCGGAACTGTCTACCCCCACCTCCGTGATCTTGCAGATGAGGGCATCTTAGTCACTGTCGATAAAGTTCGCTCCAAAGAATACCAGATTGACGATCCAGCACACCTGCACACACGAACCCGTGATTTACTGAATGGAATTACACGATTTCAATACTTTCTTCTAAAGCACTTGGACGAAGCCGATGATGATGCGCTTCCACCAATCGATACGGACCAAGATCAAATATGA